A window of the Zeugodacus cucurbitae isolate PBARC_wt_2022May chromosome 4, idZeuCucr1.2, whole genome shotgun sequence genome harbors these coding sequences:
- the LOC105212954 gene encoding 85/88 kDa calcium-independent phospholipase A2 isoform X1, with product MFNVLQRLLGGDTPPNKVLEIKGESLGSLLVIGRDEGMVLYSPPFNSTDKKACYEIVLQRHVNDPANTCFSLFRSPVQQEAEDRFNAFVHRLPVFVSIVKEFFNVNGIQRVCDALAENPSWSLAHLVAYFNLTDYVSNPKVLEFIDYPDHVHLMSPFQLAIKNGNMEMVRTLMPLCKMEHLDNNSNSVFHYAASTTKEIINLLTSKSTENLNHINSDGYPPLHLACLSDKPECVKALLLAGADVNLNAKNMSKIYKSSTPTSVAEFLKTNANKLYTQDMKYGGTPLHWCSSRETLHALIMQGCDVNATNFDGRTALHVMIARNRFECVVTLLAHDADIDVFDKDGNTALHIAIEKKLVPIVQCLVVFGCDINMKNKDGKTPRHLVGTDSNGGKDSEILYILHSVGAKRCPESSTKCPAGCNAKGSYNGIPPESPEPVEQREHIENMLASTSRQAKDIFLGASLNGGAVTPEPTVIVDTEKEQKGQSIMDALLGMFTTKVNADGKKVSPTNSLEGDGSGDATGVNTPTTPGSANSVSSNKGEKPYGRGRLLCLDGGGIRGLVLVQMLLEIEKLSQTPIVHMFDWIAGTSTGGILSLALGCGKTMRQCLGVYLRLKEQCFVGSRPYPSELFEKILKDNLGEYTVMTDIKHPKIMITGVMADRKPVDLHLFRNYHSASDILGIVTPINNRRVPPPPPEEQLVWRAARATGAAPSYFRAFGRFLDGGLIANNPTLDAMTEIHEYNMALRSVGREKEAVPVSIVVSLGTGLIPVTALKDIDLFRPESIWDTAKLAYGFSTIGNLLVDQATASDGRVVDRARAWCSTIGVPYYRFNPQLYEDIAMDEKDDQKLINMLWHSKAYMHNNRNKIIEMINFLK from the exons ATGTTTAATG ttcTCCAACGGTTACTAGGAGGCGATACTCCACCGAATAAAGTGCTTGAAATCAAAGGAGAGTCTTTAGGAAGTTTATTAGTAATAGGACGAGATGAAGGCATGGTTCTTTATTCGCCGCCCTTCAATTCAACAGACAAAAAGGCATGCTATGAAATTGTTCTCCAACGACATGTTAATGATCCCGCCAACACTTGCTTTAGCCTCTTTCGATCGCCTGTTCAGCAGGAAGCTGAAGACCGATTCAATGCTTTTGTACATCGTCTACCCGTTTTTGTTTCTATTGTCAAAGAG TTCTTCAATGTTAACGGTATACAAAGAGTATGTGACGCCTTAGCAGAAAATCCGTCCTGGTCACTAGCCCATTTGGTCGCCTATTTTAATCTTACTGACTACGTAAGCAATCCGAAAGTCCTAGAATTCATCGATTACCCTGACCATGTACACCTTATGTCACCATTTCag ctTGCTATTAAAAATGGCAATATGGAAATGGTTAGGACATTAATGCCACTTTGTAAAATGGAGCATTTGGATAACAACAGTAATTCCGTTTTCCATTACGCCGCTAGCAcaacaaaagaaattataaat tTGCTAACCTCCAAAAGCACTGAAAATCTCAATCACATCAATTCTGATGGTTATCCCCCGCTACATTTAGCATGTTTATCGGACAAACCAGAGTGCGTAAAGGCTTTACTGTTAGCAGGAGCAGATGTTAATTTGAACGCCAAAAATATGAGCAAAATATACAAATCTAGTACACCGACCTCAGTAGCTGAATTTCTCAAAACCAATGCCAATAAGTTGTACACACAGGATATGAAATACGGTGGTACTCCCCTGCATTGGTGTTCATCGCGTGAAACATTACATGCTCTCATCATGCAAGGGTGCGATGTCAATGCCACTAATTTCGATGGACGCACGGCTCTTCATGTGATG ATTGCTCGAAACCGATTTGAATGTGTTGTTACGCTGCTGGCTCATGACGCTGATATCGATGTATTTGATAAGGATGGGAACACAGCTTTACATATAGCCATTGAAAAGAAATTGGTTCCCATCGTTCAATGTCTTGTTGTCTTTGGTTGcgatataaatatgaaaaataaagatGGGAAAACGCCAAGACACTTGGTCGGCACTGATTCCAATGGCGGAAAAGACAgtgaaattctttatattttacacTCAGTTGGTGCTAAGAG ATGCCCAGAGTCGAGCACAAAGTGTCCAGCAGGCTGCAATGCGAAAGGATCGTACAATGGGATACCACCCGAGTCCCCCGAACCAGTCGAACAGCGTGAGCATATTGAGAATATGTTAGCATCAACTAGTCGTCAAGCAAAGGATATATTTTTGGGTGCATCGCTTAATGGTGGCGCAGTTACACCGGA ACCTACCGTTATCGTTGATACCGAAAAAGAGCAGAAAGGGCAAAGTATTATGGATGCCTTATTGGGGATGTTTACCACGAAGGTAAATGCCGACGGTAAAAAAG TTTCACCCACCAACAGTTTGGAAGGTGATGGTAGCGGTGACGCTACTGGAGTCAATACGCCAACAACACCAGGATCTGCTAACAGTGTTTCCAGCAATAAAGGTGAAAAGCCATATGGTCGCGGTCGTTTATTATGCTTAGATGGTGGCGGTATTCGTGGTTTGGTGCTCGTTCAAATGTTATTGGAAATAGAGAAACTTTCTCAGACCCCAATTGTGCATATGTTTGACTGGATTGCGGGCACTAGCACTGGTGGTATTTTATCACTTGCCCTCGGTTGTGGTAAAACCATGCGCCAGTGCTTGGGTGTGTACTTACGATTGAAGGAACAATGTTTCGTTGGTTCACGACCCTATCCAAGTGAattgttcgaaaaaatattaaaggacAACTTAGGCGAATACACAGTAATGACAGATATTAAACATCCTAAAATAATGATAACGGGTGTAATGGCTGATCGTAAACCAGTAGACTTACATCTTTTTAGAAATTATCACAGCGCCAGCGATATTCTAGGGATTGTTACACCTATTA ACAATCGTCGTGTGCCTCCGCCGCCTCCAGAGGAACAACTCGTATGGCGCGCAGCTCGGGCCACCGGAGCAGCGCCATCATATTTCCG TGCTTTCGGGCGTTTCCTTGATGGCGGCTTAATCGCAAACAACCCGACACTAGACGCCATGACCGAGATACATGAATACAATATGGCATTACGCAGTGTGGGTCGTGAAAAGGAAGCTGTTCCG GTTTCAATTGTTGTATCACTAGGCACCGGCTTGATTCCAGTAACCGCGCTTAAAGATATTGATTTGTTTCGCCCTGAAAGCATATGGGATACCGCCAAACTAGCTTACGGATTCTCAACAATTG gtaaCTTGCTTGTGGATCAAGCGACAGCTTCAGATGGACGAGTTGTGGATCGCGCGCGTGCCTGGTGCAGTACTATTGGTGTTCCCTACTACCG ATTCAACCCACAACTCTATGAAGATATTGCAATGGATGAAAAGGAtgatcaaaaattaataaatatgttatgGCATTCAAAAGCCTATATGCACAACAATCGcaacaaaataatagaaatgataaattttttgaaatag
- the Aats-ala-m gene encoding alanine--tRNA ligase, mitochondrial: MYSSAKKLQRVLSSQEIRKTFIEYFKLNHDHKFVRSSPVVPFCDPTVAFVNAGMNQFKSIFLGKAQPPYPRVTNSQKCVRVGGKHNDLSIVGQDSYHHTFFEMLGNWSFGDYFKREACELALELLRGPYNIDASRLYVTYFAGDKILGLPADLECYEIWRSLGFPAERILPFGCKENFWEMGATGPCGPCTEIHIDHSPTKGHERAKFVNADRSDLTELWNLVFIQYNRNANGSITKLPARHVDTGMGFERLTAILQNKSSNYDTDLFMPIFNAIQKITHAPHYGGKFPTPRENAALDTGYRILADHSRMISICLADGMLPDQNQKLRRILRKAFTISENIFKNEVLVSQLIPIVIDTIGTAYPEIYSKQSSILELIAHEREVFKALRESSSRAFAEVLMEFPNLEEVDLMECPGFVPAYRDFQTQKETFINNILPGKFLYKLTDTYGLTQENFKKLAEIENMECDLNGYFMEIANAKLRSKASLSEGSISSENKLEKQHQTNEVLSLLTQKLNGTDSSSKYNYSYDMDNKRYNIPQVSALITGMVFQGKEANTVVLNNSQSELLYVATDITNFYHESGGQQADIGTMLLTSETNGEILELPVKEVKAINDCIVHVCDLSNVEKDFTLKTGAQVNLLVDANRRQLTTCHHTATHLLNGAIRSLFKKVTYQVSSSVTSDNCKLEVGLIGKRIKKDDITQLEDMIVGTIDSKVPVDVRIINASDVLQQDDITMIPGEIYPESGLRLLSIYCENPQLISKELCCGTHVTNTQEIEYFCITNLRQTNRARFAFTAVAGAAAENALRIAALLQHRVDLLDKQFKTDKVTNATEIELQKIRHNLIHMEVALPYVFKINTIERINDILKKLKETTRTTLKEFVEVEMRTLLQEKSIESHPFLVHYITSSALVEEVPLQRATKLCTDRPILVASMCDNVVKARCCVPKKFVSDHFDAEQWLREFAVVFKSQVSAPKGQNSAEICNMKGKKVSTSFEEQLEEAIARAQTFASQHILL, from the exons ATGTATTCCTCTGCCAAAAAGTTGCAGCGGGTGTTATCGTCGCAGGAAATCCGCAAGACATTCATTGAGTATTTCAAACTAAATCATGATCACAAATTTGTACGGTCCAGTCCGGTAGTACCATTCTGTGACCCGACTGTGGCATTCGTTAACGCTGGTATGAATCAA TTCAAGTCAATTTTCTTGGGCAAAGCTCAACCTCCCTATCCTCGAGTGACCAATTCGCAAAAATGTGTGCGAGTTGGTGGCAAACACAATGATCTTTCTATAGTCGGTCAAGATAGCTATCATCACACGTTTTTCGAAATGTTAGGCAATTGGTCCTTTGGAGATTATTTTAAG CGTGAAGCCTGTGAACTAGCCCTAGAACTTTTACGTGGTCCCTATAATATCGATGCAAGTAGATTATATGTAACATATTTTGCTGGTGATAAGATACTTGGTTTACCGGCTGATTTGGAATGTTATGAAATATGGCGCAGTTTAGG TTTTCCCGCAGAAAGAATATTACCTTTTGGttgtaaagaaaatttttgGGAAATGGGTGCAACTGGCCCATGTGGTCCCTGTACCGAAATACATATCGATCATTCCCCAACTAAAGGCCATGAACGCGCGAAGTTTGTTAACGCTGATAGATCAGATTTAACGGAATTGTGGAATTTGGTGTTCATACAATACAACCG GAACGCAAATGGGTCTATAACAAAACTACCTGCACGGCACGTAGATACAGGCATGGGATTCGAAAGACTTACTgccattttacaaaataaatcatcCAACTACGACACAGATCTTTTCATGCCAATTTTCAATGCAATTCAAAAA ATAACACACGCACCCCATTATGGTGGTAAATTCCCAACCCCAAGAGAAAACGCTGCACTGGACACGGGATATAGAATTCTAGCAGACCATTCTCGTATGATATCCATTTGTCTAGCCGACGGCATGTTACCCGATCAAAA ccAAAAACTACGAAGGATTTTACGCAAAGCGTTTACAATaagcgaaaatatatttaaaaatgaggTGTTGGTATCACAACTTATACCAATAGTTATAGACACAATAGGTACGGCGTATCCGGAAATATATAGCAAACAGAGTTCCATATTAGAGTTAATAGCGCATGAACGAGAGGTGTTCAAGGCATTGCGAGAAAGCTCTTCGAGAGCATTTGCCGAGGTCTTAATGGAGTTTCCCAACTTGGAAGAAGTTGATTTAATGGAATGTCCTGGTTTTGTGCCAGCTTATCGTGATTTTCAAACTCAAAAAGAAACATTTATTAACAATATCCTGCCCGGAAAATTTCTGTACAAACTTACGGATACTTATGGTTTAACACAAGAAAATTTCAAGAAACTAGCGGAAATAGAAAATATGGAATGTGATTTAAATGGTTACTTCATGGAAATAGCGAATGCTAAGCTAAGATCAAAAGCTTCCTTAAGTGAAGGTTCTATCAGTAGTGAAAACAAGCTAGAAAAGCAACATCAGACAAACGAAGTACTCTCACTGCTCACGCAGAAACTCAATGGCACGGATAGtagttcaaaatataattatagttATGATATGGATAATAAACGGTACAATATTCCTCAAGTTTCGGCCCTAATTACTGGTATGGTCTTTCAAGGCAAAGAAGCGAACACCGTGGTATTGAATAATTCACAGTCAGAATTATTATATGTGGCAACAGATATCACTAACTTCTATCATGAGTCTGGTGGTCAACAAGCTGATATTGGCACAATGTTATTAACATCTGAAACAAATGGCGAAATACTTGAGTTGCCTGTGAAAGAAGTTAAAGCTATAAATGATTGCATTGTACATGTATGTGACTTGTCGAATGTTGAAAAGGATTTCACGTTAAAAACAGGAGCACAAGTAAATCTTTTGGTAGACGCCAATCGCCGTCAGCTGACAACATGTCATCACACAG caacCCATTTATTAAATGGTGCAATCCGTTCGCTGTTCAAAAAGGTCACCTATCAAGTATCCAGTTCCGTAACGAGTGATAACTGCAAGCTTGAGGTAGGTCTAATTGGCAAACGTATTAAAAAGGACGATATTACACAGTTGGAAGATATGATTGt AGGTACTATAGACTCAAAGGTGCCAGTAGATGTCCGGATTATAAACGCCAGTGATGTATTACAACAAGACGATATCACAATGATACCTGGGGAGATATATCCTGAGTCTGGACTACGGTTATTAAGCATATATTGTGAGAACCCTCAATTGATTTCCAAAGAATTGTGTTGCGGAACTCATGTGACAAATACGCAGGAAATAGAATATTTTTGCATCACCAACCTTAGACAAACGAATCGTGCTCGATTTGCTTTTACAGCAGTTGCAGGGGCGGCCGCAGAAAAT GCATTAAGAATTGCGGCTCTCTTACAACACCGCGTAGATTTGCTTGACAAACAGTTTAAGACTGATAAAGTTACAAACGCTACTGAAATCGAATTGCAAAAGATACGGCACAATTTGATTCATATGGAAGTTGCGTTaccatatgtttttaaaatcAACACCATAGAACGCATTAATGATATACTCAAGAAGCTCAAAGAAACAACTAGAACAACTTTAAA AGAATTTGTTGAGGTCGAAATGAGAACGTTATTGCAAGAAAAATCTATCGAAAGCCATCCCTTCCTTGTGCATTACATCACAAGCTCAGCGCTGGTAGAGGAAGTCCCACTGCAAAGGGCCACAAAACTTTGCACCGATCGTCCGATACTCGTAGCTAGCATGTGTGATAACGTCGTTAAAGCGCGTTGTTGTGTGCCCAAG AAATTTGTCAGCGATCATTTTGATGCCGAACAATGGCTTAGAGAATTCGCAGTGGTTTTTAAATCACAAGTTTCCGCACCGAAGGGTCAAAATTCTGCGGAAATATGCAATATGAAAGGCAAAAAGGTGTCCACTTCATTTGAAGAACAATTAGAGGAAGCCATCGCCAGGGCCCAGACTTTTGCCTCACAACacattttgttgtga
- the LOC105212954 gene encoding 85/88 kDa calcium-independent phospholipase A2 isoform X2 gives MVLYSPPFNSTDKKACYEIVLQRHVNDPANTCFSLFRSPVQQEAEDRFNAFVHRLPVFVSIVKEFFNVNGIQRVCDALAENPSWSLAHLVAYFNLTDYVSNPKVLEFIDYPDHVHLMSPFQLAIKNGNMEMVRTLMPLCKMEHLDNNSNSVFHYAASTTKEIINLLTSKSTENLNHINSDGYPPLHLACLSDKPECVKALLLAGADVNLNAKNMSKIYKSSTPTSVAEFLKTNANKLYTQDMKYGGTPLHWCSSRETLHALIMQGCDVNATNFDGRTALHVMIARNRFECVVTLLAHDADIDVFDKDGNTALHIAIEKKLVPIVQCLVVFGCDINMKNKDGKTPRHLVGTDSNGGKDSEILYILHSVGAKRCPESSTKCPAGCNAKGSYNGIPPESPEPVEQREHIENMLASTSRQAKDIFLGASLNGGAVTPEPTVIVDTEKEQKGQSIMDALLGMFTTKVNADGKKVSPTNSLEGDGSGDATGVNTPTTPGSANSVSSNKGEKPYGRGRLLCLDGGGIRGLVLVQMLLEIEKLSQTPIVHMFDWIAGTSTGGILSLALGCGKTMRQCLGVYLRLKEQCFVGSRPYPSELFEKILKDNLGEYTVMTDIKHPKIMITGVMADRKPVDLHLFRNYHSASDILGIVTPINNRRVPPPPPEEQLVWRAARATGAAPSYFRAFGRFLDGGLIANNPTLDAMTEIHEYNMALRSVGREKEAVPVSIVVSLGTGLIPVTALKDIDLFRPESIWDTAKLAYGFSTIGNLLVDQATASDGRVVDRARAWCSTIGVPYYRFNPQLYEDIAMDEKDDQKLINMLWHSKAYMHNNRNKIIEMINFLK, from the exons ATGGTTCTTTATTCGCCGCCCTTCAATTCAACAGACAAAAAGGCATGCTATGAAATTGTTCTCCAACGACATGTTAATGATCCCGCCAACACTTGCTTTAGCCTCTTTCGATCGCCTGTTCAGCAGGAAGCTGAAGACCGATTCAATGCTTTTGTACATCGTCTACCCGTTTTTGTTTCTATTGTCAAAGAG TTCTTCAATGTTAACGGTATACAAAGAGTATGTGACGCCTTAGCAGAAAATCCGTCCTGGTCACTAGCCCATTTGGTCGCCTATTTTAATCTTACTGACTACGTAAGCAATCCGAAAGTCCTAGAATTCATCGATTACCCTGACCATGTACACCTTATGTCACCATTTCag ctTGCTATTAAAAATGGCAATATGGAAATGGTTAGGACATTAATGCCACTTTGTAAAATGGAGCATTTGGATAACAACAGTAATTCCGTTTTCCATTACGCCGCTAGCAcaacaaaagaaattataaat tTGCTAACCTCCAAAAGCACTGAAAATCTCAATCACATCAATTCTGATGGTTATCCCCCGCTACATTTAGCATGTTTATCGGACAAACCAGAGTGCGTAAAGGCTTTACTGTTAGCAGGAGCAGATGTTAATTTGAACGCCAAAAATATGAGCAAAATATACAAATCTAGTACACCGACCTCAGTAGCTGAATTTCTCAAAACCAATGCCAATAAGTTGTACACACAGGATATGAAATACGGTGGTACTCCCCTGCATTGGTGTTCATCGCGTGAAACATTACATGCTCTCATCATGCAAGGGTGCGATGTCAATGCCACTAATTTCGATGGACGCACGGCTCTTCATGTGATG ATTGCTCGAAACCGATTTGAATGTGTTGTTACGCTGCTGGCTCATGACGCTGATATCGATGTATTTGATAAGGATGGGAACACAGCTTTACATATAGCCATTGAAAAGAAATTGGTTCCCATCGTTCAATGTCTTGTTGTCTTTGGTTGcgatataaatatgaaaaataaagatGGGAAAACGCCAAGACACTTGGTCGGCACTGATTCCAATGGCGGAAAAGACAgtgaaattctttatattttacacTCAGTTGGTGCTAAGAG ATGCCCAGAGTCGAGCACAAAGTGTCCAGCAGGCTGCAATGCGAAAGGATCGTACAATGGGATACCACCCGAGTCCCCCGAACCAGTCGAACAGCGTGAGCATATTGAGAATATGTTAGCATCAACTAGTCGTCAAGCAAAGGATATATTTTTGGGTGCATCGCTTAATGGTGGCGCAGTTACACCGGA ACCTACCGTTATCGTTGATACCGAAAAAGAGCAGAAAGGGCAAAGTATTATGGATGCCTTATTGGGGATGTTTACCACGAAGGTAAATGCCGACGGTAAAAAAG TTTCACCCACCAACAGTTTGGAAGGTGATGGTAGCGGTGACGCTACTGGAGTCAATACGCCAACAACACCAGGATCTGCTAACAGTGTTTCCAGCAATAAAGGTGAAAAGCCATATGGTCGCGGTCGTTTATTATGCTTAGATGGTGGCGGTATTCGTGGTTTGGTGCTCGTTCAAATGTTATTGGAAATAGAGAAACTTTCTCAGACCCCAATTGTGCATATGTTTGACTGGATTGCGGGCACTAGCACTGGTGGTATTTTATCACTTGCCCTCGGTTGTGGTAAAACCATGCGCCAGTGCTTGGGTGTGTACTTACGATTGAAGGAACAATGTTTCGTTGGTTCACGACCCTATCCAAGTGAattgttcgaaaaaatattaaaggacAACTTAGGCGAATACACAGTAATGACAGATATTAAACATCCTAAAATAATGATAACGGGTGTAATGGCTGATCGTAAACCAGTAGACTTACATCTTTTTAGAAATTATCACAGCGCCAGCGATATTCTAGGGATTGTTACACCTATTA ACAATCGTCGTGTGCCTCCGCCGCCTCCAGAGGAACAACTCGTATGGCGCGCAGCTCGGGCCACCGGAGCAGCGCCATCATATTTCCG TGCTTTCGGGCGTTTCCTTGATGGCGGCTTAATCGCAAACAACCCGACACTAGACGCCATGACCGAGATACATGAATACAATATGGCATTACGCAGTGTGGGTCGTGAAAAGGAAGCTGTTCCG GTTTCAATTGTTGTATCACTAGGCACCGGCTTGATTCCAGTAACCGCGCTTAAAGATATTGATTTGTTTCGCCCTGAAAGCATATGGGATACCGCCAAACTAGCTTACGGATTCTCAACAATTG gtaaCTTGCTTGTGGATCAAGCGACAGCTTCAGATGGACGAGTTGTGGATCGCGCGCGTGCCTGGTGCAGTACTATTGGTGTTCCCTACTACCG ATTCAACCCACAACTCTATGAAGATATTGCAATGGATGAAAAGGAtgatcaaaaattaataaatatgttatgGCATTCAAAAGCCTATATGCACAACAATCGcaacaaaataatagaaatgataaattttttgaaatag